A section of the Paracoccaceae bacterium genome encodes:
- a CDS encoding sarcosine oxidase subunit gamma yields the protein MSRSKSSRPISLTPKGSVCVPEFTLTAQPFLGGYSRDFGDTKLVELTEVSITSIAEPRNGRATLEGAVKSAWGCALPAAGQSVESTSGRLFCTGPDSFMLAGPSLFDPAGDATKALDGAGYVTDQSEAWVTLRLDGPQARAALERICPVDLHPDALPAGAFARTVMEHLGAIVLAEGGDAFTLMSASSSAGSFLHAIEVSLTNLQ from the coding sequence ATGTCGAGGTCGAAATCGTCTCGGCCCATTTCATTGACCCCGAAGGGGAGCGTTTGCGTGCCTGAGTTTACCCTGACAGCCCAGCCATTCCTCGGCGGCTATTCCCGCGATTTCGGCGACACCAAACTGGTCGAACTTACGGAGGTGTCCATCACCTCCATTGCCGAACCCCGCAATGGCCGCGCCACATTGGAGGGGGCCGTGAAATCCGCCTGGGGCTGCGCCCTGCCCGCCGCTGGCCAATCGGTCGAAAGCACATCGGGTCGCCTGTTCTGCACCGGCCCGGACAGCTTCATGCTGGCAGGCCCGTCGCTGTTTGATCCGGCCGGCGACGCAACAAAAGCGCTGGATGGCGCCGGCTATGTCACCGATCAGTCCGAAGCCTGGGTGACCCTGCGCCTTGACGGCCCGCAGGCCCGCGCAGCGCTGGAACGCATCTGCCCGGTGGATCTGCACCCCGACGCCCTTCCCGCCGGGGCCTTTGCCCGCACGGTGATGGAACATCTGGGCGCGATAGTACTGGCCGAAGGTGGCGATGCGTTCACGCTGATGTCGGCAAGTTCCTCAGCAGGCTCATTCCTGCATGCCATCGAGGTGTCACTCACCAACCTTCAATAG